From the Euzebya sp. genome, one window contains:
- a CDS encoding extracellular solute-binding protein has product MRLRVMAILVLVLSLLATACGGDDGGTETETEPADAAAPTEEAADEPTEEPAAEATEEVEATEDAAAEPTEEGTEAVVRADADLVIWADETRVEALQPFADQFGEENGISVALQELPFDEIRAQFSTAAPAGEGPDMIVGAHDWLGELVTNGLVAPVDLANAGDYAEVAVEAFTYEGQLYGVPYAIENIALVRNTDLVPEVPATFEELEQTALSLVESGEAEIPLALQADPADPFHNYPLFTAFGASVFGINDDGTYNPDELGIDSPEGLAAAEQFGAWVESGLINPSITYDVMVESFATGNAPFAITGPWAVSQEDPPGFRAQGVNYEITPIPTIQGGTPAPFVGVQGVMISSFSEQGLLAQTFAQDFIGTADVQLALFEAGGRPPALLAAFEQVADDPDVQGFGEAGQDGQPLPAIPEMGSVWTAWTDAYELIYDGQGTPTENFQAAAAQIRNLIAEG; this is encoded by the coding sequence ATGCGCCTGCGCGTGATGGCGATCCTGGTACTGGTCCTGTCCCTGCTGGCCACCGCGTGCGGCGGCGACGACGGGGGCACCGAGACCGAGACCGAGCCGGCGGACGCCGCCGCGCCCACCGAGGAGGCGGCCGACGAGCCGACCGAGGAGCCGGCCGCGGAGGCGACCGAGGAGGTCGAGGCGACCGAGGACGCCGCGGCCGAGCCGACGGAGGAGGGGACCGAGGCCGTCGTCCGCGCCGACGCCGACCTGGTGATCTGGGCCGACGAGACCCGGGTCGAAGCCCTGCAGCCCTTCGCCGATCAGTTCGGCGAGGAGAACGGGATCTCCGTCGCGCTCCAGGAGCTGCCGTTCGACGAGATCCGCGCGCAGTTCTCCACCGCCGCTCCGGCAGGTGAGGGGCCAGACATGATCGTCGGCGCGCACGACTGGCTGGGCGAGCTGGTGACCAACGGCCTGGTCGCCCCCGTCGACCTCGCGAACGCAGGCGACTACGCCGAGGTCGCGGTCGAGGCCTTCACCTACGAGGGTCAGCTCTACGGCGTCCCGTACGCCATCGAGAACATCGCCCTGGTCCGCAACACCGACCTGGTGCCCGAGGTGCCCGCCACCTTCGAGGAGCTCGAGCAGACCGCGCTGTCCCTCGTCGAGTCCGGCGAGGCCGAGATCCCCCTCGCCCTGCAGGCGGACCCGGCCGACCCGTTCCACAACTACCCGCTGTTCACCGCGTTCGGTGCCAGCGTGTTCGGCATCAACGACGACGGCACCTACAACCCCGACGAGCTGGGCATCGACAGCCCCGAGGGCCTCGCCGCCGCCGAGCAGTTCGGTGCCTGGGTCGAGTCCGGGCTCATCAACCCGTCGATCACCTACGACGTGATGGTCGAGTCCTTCGCGACGGGGAACGCGCCGTTCGCGATCACCGGTCCGTGGGCGGTCAGCCAGGAGGACCCGCCGGGCTTCCGCGCCCAGGGCGTCAACTACGAGATCACGCCGATCCCCACCATCCAGGGCGGCACCCCCGCGCCGTTCGTCGGCGTCCAGGGCGTCATGATCTCCTCGTTCTCCGAGCAGGGCCTGCTGGCCCAGACCTTCGCCCAGGACTTCATCGGCACCGCCGACGTGCAGCTGGCGCTGTTCGAGGCGGGCGGCCGCCCGCCGGCGCTGCTGGCCGCCTTCGAGCAGGTCGCCGACGACCCCGACGTCCAGGGCTTCGGCGAGGCCGGCCAGGACGGCCAGCCCCTGCCGGCGATCCCCGAGATGGGGTCGGTGTGGACGGCGTGGACCGACGCCTACGAGCTGATCTACGACGGCCAGGGCACGCCGACGGAGAACTTCCAGGCGGCGGCCGCCCAGATCCGCAACCTGATCGCCGAGGGCTAG
- a CDS encoding LacI family DNA-binding transcriptional regulator gives MAELRAAGRPKLRDVAAVAGVSTATVSRVVNDRPGVSQEVRDRVADALRQIGWEPPGLAGGRRARTVGLLVPELDNPIFGVFAQGIESRLGLSGMMTTLCTSRPDGVGEVEHVEALLELGVAALVFIAGSHADTTADHGMYADLVARGVPVVVVNGRVPELPEVASVTCDDVEAGRMATEHLTRLGHRRIGLAAGSLRYVASQRRADGWAKALSDAGLEAGASVGLDVPERDRARPADARTASPLCQDTYTIAGGRRAADALLDEGVTGIVAASDLIAVGALEAVRARGLRVPQDVSVVGYDDSLLMGYLDPPLTTVRQPVDQMCRAIATLCVEVREGRPLRRTELAFRPELIARASTGPAPGLVG, from the coding sequence ATGGCGGAACTGCGGGCAGCCGGCCGACCGAAGCTGCGGGATGTCGCGGCGGTCGCGGGCGTCAGCACCGCCACGGTGAGCCGGGTCGTCAACGACCGTCCGGGCGTCAGCCAGGAGGTTCGCGATCGCGTCGCCGACGCGCTCCGCCAGATCGGGTGGGAGCCCCCCGGCCTGGCCGGTGGCCGCCGAGCCCGCACGGTCGGGCTGCTCGTGCCCGAGCTGGACAACCCGATCTTCGGGGTGTTCGCGCAGGGGATCGAGAGCCGGCTGGGGCTGAGCGGGATGATGACCACGCTGTGCACGTCCAGGCCCGACGGGGTGGGGGAGGTCGAGCACGTCGAGGCCCTGCTCGAGCTGGGCGTCGCCGCGCTGGTGTTCATCGCCGGCAGCCACGCGGACACGACGGCCGACCACGGGATGTACGCCGACCTGGTCGCGCGCGGCGTCCCGGTGGTCGTCGTCAACGGCCGCGTCCCCGAGCTGCCCGAGGTGGCCAGCGTCACCTGCGACGACGTCGAGGCCGGCCGGATGGCGACCGAGCACCTCACCCGCCTCGGCCACCGGCGCATCGGCCTGGCCGCGGGGTCGCTGCGCTACGTCGCCAGCCAGCGCCGCGCCGACGGTTGGGCGAAGGCCCTGAGCGACGCCGGCCTCGAGGCCGGCGCGTCGGTGGGGCTCGACGTCCCCGAGCGCGACCGCGCGCGGCCGGCCGACGCCCGGACCGCGTCGCCGTTGTGCCAGGACACCTACACGATCGCCGGTGGGCGACGGGCCGCCGACGCGCTGCTCGACGAGGGGGTGACCGGCATCGTCGCCGCGTCGGACCTCATCGCCGTCGGCGCGCTCGAAGCGGTCCGGGCCCGCGGCCTGCGGGTGCCGCAGGACGTGTCGGTGGTCGGCTACGACGACAGCCTGCTGATGGGCTACCTCGACCCGCCGCTCACCACCGTGCGCCAGCCGGTCGACCAGATGTGCCGCGCCATCGCGACGTTGTGCGTCGAGGTGCGCGAGGGCCGGCCCCTGCGCCGCACCGAGCTGGCGTTCCGGCCCGAGCTGATCGCCCGGGCCTCGACGGGTCCGGCACCGGGGCTGGTCGGCTGA
- a CDS encoding helix-turn-helix domain-containing protein, with product MTVDWRPVTAGLLSAAAARSPDETIHAARAAIEADPAAPLDLTGLAAIAGYSTHHFVRRFARVVGQTPGRYQTSKRMELARHLLETTDLDVTAVCGAVGYASLGSFSDAFARAHGRPPTAWRRRMAALAGLRPRTAPVPSCYAHRHVDPEELRNLGEAVAEAAP from the coding sequence ATGACCGTCGACTGGCGCCCCGTCACCGCCGGGCTGCTGTCCGCCGCGGCCGCCCGGTCACCCGACGAGACGATCCACGCCGCGCGGGCGGCCATTGAGGCGGACCCGGCGGCACCCCTCGACCTGACGGGGCTGGCCGCCATCGCGGGCTACTCGACCCACCACTTCGTGCGGCGGTTCGCCCGGGTGGTCGGTCAGACGCCGGGGCGCTACCAGACCAGCAAGCGGATGGAGCTCGCCCGCCACCTGCTCGAGACGACCGACCTCGACGTCACCGCGGTGTGCGGTGCCGTCGGGTACGCGAGCCTCGGCTCGTTCTCCGACGCGTTCGCCCGGGCGCACGGTCGACCGCCGACCGCCTGGCGTCGCCGCATGGCCGCCCTCGCCGGCCTGCGGCCGCGGACCGCACCGGTGCCCTCGTGCTACGCGCACCGCCACGTCGATCCCGAGGAGCTCCGCAACCTGGGAGAAGCGGTCGCCGAGGCCGCTCCGTAG
- a CDS encoding VOC family protein yields MISRMSHATIWCRDQDEALTFYRDVLGFAVRTDQSLGDFRWLTVSPPDQPELEMVLMPIGGGGPMDDETAETLGELVAKGALGPGVLATDDCRATHAELAGEGVRFLQEPEEQPYGIEAVFTDPSGNWWSLTQRHS; encoded by the coding sequence ATGATCTCCCGCATGTCCCACGCCACGATCTGGTGCCGCGACCAGGACGAGGCCCTGACCTTCTACCGCGACGTCCTCGGCTTCGCCGTCCGCACCGACCAGTCACTGGGCGACTTCCGCTGGTTGACCGTGTCGCCCCCCGACCAGCCCGAGCTCGAGATGGTGCTGATGCCGATCGGCGGGGGCGGCCCGATGGACGACGAGACCGCCGAGACCCTTGGCGAGCTCGTCGCGAAGGGTGCGCTCGGACCCGGCGTGCTCGCCACCGACGACTGCAGGGCGACGCACGCCGAGCTGGCGGGCGAGGGGGTTCGGTTCCTGCAGGAGCCCGAGGAGCAGCCCTACGGCATCGAGGCGGTCTTCACCGACCCCTCGGGCAACTGGTGGTCCCTCACCCAGCGCCACAGCTGA
- a CDS encoding catalase yields the protein MDASKPAKAVRKAVESAAEKAADLVTPEIPGTPGSAPAPFDEPTEPHDPLPPKDDQGTPETRTPTGAETGAAPTAMGQQGAHLTTSTGVRLRDTDHSLKAGPRGPTLLQDHHLREKITHFDHERIPERVVHARGAGAHGRFESYGTASTVTRAGFLAEGVTTPVFVRFSTVLGSRGSADTVRDTRGFATKFYTAEGTFDLVGNNIPVFFIQDGIKFPDVIHAGKPHPDREIPQAQSAHDTFWDFVSLHTEAQHHTIWNMSDRGIPRSYRMMEGFGVHTFRLVDADGATTLVKFHWKPELGVHSLTWEEAQMIGGVDPDFHRRDLYDAIEAGAHPSWELGIQTFPDSEDQMFEGIDLLDPTKIVPEELAPVQPIGRMTLDRNPSNFFAEVEQVAFHVGHLPPGIDVTNDPLLQTRLFSYVDTQLTRLGGPNFNQIPVNRPHAAVNDMLRDGFHQHGVHSGVAPYKPNSLDGGCPFFAGADDMAFVDVPQVVAESTKVRENPASFDDHYSQTRQFWLSMTPVEKEHIIRAYAFELGKCYEQAIKERQLQALANVDPVLCSEVATALGLPAPEPTIDLVDPEPSPALSQVGGEWPGDGRVVGIVVDPDGDLDGVGMLRQTILAADMVPLLIAPHGGVVDGMAVQRTFATARSVEFDALLVAGSPAPAPDAVPARDAKAGADDGVGLDPRIALMVAECHRHAKVVGAWGDGVAALSRAGCPTDDVGVVTGDDASSVFAEAKSLMAGHRAWDRFRATVS from the coding sequence ATGGATGCCAGCAAGCCCGCCAAGGCGGTCCGCAAGGCCGTCGAGTCCGCAGCGGAGAAGGCCGCGGACCTGGTGACGCCCGAGATCCCCGGCACGCCCGGCAGCGCGCCCGCCCCCTTCGACGAGCCGACCGAGCCGCACGATCCCCTCCCGCCGAAGGACGACCAGGGCACACCCGAGACGCGGACGCCGACCGGGGCCGAGACCGGCGCGGCGCCCACGGCCATGGGGCAGCAGGGCGCCCACCTGACCACCTCCACCGGCGTGCGCCTGCGGGACACCGACCACTCGCTGAAGGCGGGGCCGCGCGGTCCGACGTTGCTGCAGGACCACCACCTGCGCGAGAAGATCACCCACTTCGACCACGAGCGGATCCCCGAGCGGGTCGTCCACGCCCGCGGCGCGGGCGCGCACGGCCGGTTCGAGTCCTACGGGACCGCGTCCACCGTCACCCGCGCCGGGTTCCTGGCCGAGGGGGTCACCACCCCGGTGTTCGTGCGGTTCTCCACCGTGCTCGGGTCGCGCGGCTCTGCCGACACCGTTCGCGACACCCGCGGGTTCGCGACGAAGTTCTACACCGCGGAGGGGACCTTCGACCTGGTCGGCAACAACATCCCGGTGTTCTTCATCCAGGACGGCATCAAGTTCCCCGACGTGATCCACGCCGGCAAGCCGCACCCCGACCGCGAGATCCCGCAGGCCCAGAGCGCCCACGACACGTTCTGGGACTTCGTGTCCCTCCACACCGAGGCCCAGCACCACACCATCTGGAACATGTCCGACCGCGGCATCCCCCGCTCCTACCGGATGATGGAGGGCTTCGGCGTCCACACCTTCCGGCTGGTCGACGCCGACGGTGCGACGACGCTGGTCAAGTTCCACTGGAAGCCCGAGCTCGGCGTGCACTCCCTCACGTGGGAGGAGGCGCAGATGATCGGGGGCGTCGACCCCGACTTCCACCGCCGCGACCTGTACGACGCGATCGAGGCCGGCGCCCACCCGTCCTGGGAGCTCGGCATCCAGACGTTCCCCGACAGCGAGGACCAGATGTTCGAGGGGATCGACCTGCTCGACCCGACGAAGATCGTCCCCGAGGAGCTGGCGCCGGTCCAGCCGATCGGCCGGATGACCCTCGACCGCAACCCCTCCAACTTCTTCGCCGAGGTCGAGCAGGTCGCCTTCCACGTCGGCCACCTGCCGCCCGGCATCGACGTGACCAACGACCCGCTGCTGCAGACCCGCCTGTTCAGCTACGTCGACACCCAGCTGACCCGCCTGGGCGGACCGAACTTCAACCAGATCCCGGTGAACCGGCCGCACGCGGCGGTCAACGACATGCTCCGCGACGGGTTCCACCAGCACGGCGTGCACAGCGGCGTGGCGCCGTACAAGCCGAACAGCCTGGACGGCGGCTGCCCCTTCTTCGCGGGTGCCGACGACATGGCCTTCGTCGACGTGCCGCAGGTCGTCGCCGAGAGCACGAAGGTCCGCGAGAACCCGGCGAGCTTCGACGACCACTACAGCCAGACCCGCCAGTTCTGGCTGAGCATGACGCCCGTCGAGAAGGAGCACATCATCCGGGCCTACGCCTTCGAGCTCGGCAAGTGCTACGAGCAGGCGATCAAGGAGCGCCAGCTCCAGGCCCTCGCCAACGTCGACCCGGTGCTGTGCAGCGAGGTCGCGACCGCGCTCGGCCTGCCGGCACCCGAGCCGACGATCGACCTGGTCGACCCCGAGCCGAGCCCCGCCCTGTCACAGGTGGGTGGAGAGTGGCCCGGCGACGGGAGGGTGGTCGGCATCGTCGTCGACCCCGACGGCGACCTCGACGGCGTCGGGATGCTCCGCCAGACGATCCTCGCCGCCGACATGGTCCCCCTCCTCATCGCGCCGCACGGCGGGGTGGTCGACGGGATGGCCGTTCAGCGGACGTTCGCGACCGCGCGGTCGGTGGAGTTCGACGCGCTGCTCGTGGCAGGCAGCCCGGCCCCGGCCCCCGACGCCGTCCCGGCGCGGGACGCGAAGGCCGGTGCCGACGACGGGGTGGGCCTCGATCCGCGCATCGCGCTGATGGTGGCCGAGTGCCACCGCCACGCGAAGGTGGTCGGCGCCTGGGGCGACGGGGTCGCCGCGCTGTCGCGCGCGGGGTGCCCGACCGACGACGTCGGCGTGGTCACCGGCGACGACGCGTCCTCGGTGTTCGCCGAGGCCAAGTCGCTGATGGCCGGCCACCGCGCCTGGGACCGCTTCCGCGCGACCGTCAGCTGA